The following are from one region of the Osmia bicornis bicornis chromosome 8, iOsmBic2.1, whole genome shotgun sequence genome:
- the LOC114875281 gene encoding eukaryotic translation initiation factor 2 subunit 1, translating into MVLSCRFYKEKYPEVEDVVMVNVLSIAEMGAYVHLLEYNNIEGMILLSELSRRRIRSINKLIRVGKTEPVVVIRVDKEKGYIDLSKRRVSAEDVEKCTKRYAKAKAVNSILGHVAELLHYDSDDQLEELYQKTAWHFEEKYKKQKASAYDFFKQSVLDPSILAECGLDEDTKEVLLNNIKQKLTSQAVKIRADVEVACYGYEGIDAVKAALKAGLALSTDELPIKINLIAPPLYVMTTSTPEKQDGLKALNDAIDVIQNKITSLGGVFNVQMAPKVVTATDEAELARQMERAELENAEVAGDDDEEEVKGMDGFSGGEGEGAEDDKKPDDSDSDKEE; encoded by the exons ATGGTGTTATCTTGTcgattttataaagaaaaatatccgGAGGTGGAAGATGTAGTAATGGTAAATGTACTTAGCATAGCTGAAATGGGAgcatatgtacatttattagaatataataatattgagGGTATGATTCTTCTTTCTGAATTGTCTAGAAGACGTATCAGATCTATCAATAAACTTATTAGAGTAGGAAAAACAGAACCAGTTGTTGTTATTCGTGTTGATAAGGAAAAAG gtTATATCGATCTTAGTAAACGGCGTGTATCAGCTGAAGACGTGGAAAAATGTACAAAAAGATATGCTAAAGCAAAAGCTGTTAATTCAATTTTGGGACACGTAGCagaattattacattatgaTAGCGATGATCAGTTGGAAGAATTATATCAAAAAACTGCATGGCATTTTGaagaaaagtataaaaaacaaaaggcTTCTGCATATGATTTCTTTAAACAATCAGTTCT GGACCCATCAATTTTAGCAGAGTGTGGTCTTGATGAAGATACAAAAGaagtattattaaataatataaaacaaaaattaactTCTCAAGCAGTCAAAATTAGAGCAGATGTTGAAGTAGCTTGTTATGGCTATGAAGGAATTGATGCTGTGAAAGCTGCATTGAAAGCAGGTTTAGCTCTTTCCACAGATGAACTcccaattaaaattaatttaattgcaCCACCATTATATG TTATGACAACATCTACACCAGAAAAACAAGATGGTTTAAAAGCATTAAACGATGCTATTGATGTTATTCAAAATAAGATAACATCGCTGGGAGGTGTATTTAATGTCCAAATGGCT CCGAAAGTCGTTACGGCAACTGATGAAGCAGAATTAGCAAGACAAATGGAACGGGCGGAACTTGAAAATGCTGAAGTTGCGGGTGatgacgatgaagaagaagTAAAGGGAATGGATGGATTTAGTGGTGGTGAAGGTGAAGGTGCGGAAGATGATAAAAAGCCtgatgattctgattctgataaagaagaataa
- the LOC114875276 gene encoding 40S ribosomal protein S20 yields MASTKVDNPEKPGQEVTPIHRIRITLTSRNVRSLEKVCSELINGANKQKLKVKGPVRMPTKILRITTRKTPCGEGSKTWDRFQMRIHKRVIDLYSPSEIVKQITSISIEPGVEVEVTIANE; encoded by the exons ATG GCAAGCACAAAAGTCGACAACCCTGAAAAACCAGGACAAGAAGTAACTCCTATTCACAGAATTAGGATTACGCTTACCTCGCGTAATGTACGCTCCCTGGAAAAAG TTTGTTCTGAACTGATCAATGGAGCAAACAAACAGAAACTTAAAGTAAAAGGGCCAGTTCGTATGCCTACGAAAATTTTGAGGATAACAACACGTAAAACGCCTTGTGGTGAAGGATCAAAGACGTGGGATCGTTTCCAGATGCGTATTCACAAGAGAGTTATTGACTTGTATTCACCATCTGAAATTGTTAAACAAATCACAAGTATCTCCATTGAACCTGGTGTTGAAGTGGAAGTTACAATTGCAAACGAATAA
- the LOC114875258 gene encoding sister chromatid cohesion protein PDS5 homolog B isoform X2: MSEIVYPQGCRSVTEDLGPDELIRRLKTLAHTLQAMGQDEGMYQQYIPLALHLAEEHFLMHQSKDVQLLIACCIADVLRVYAPEAPYKDAEQVKTIFLFLIKQLAGLKDPKDPAFKRYFYLLENLAYVKSFNMCFELEDCQEIFCALFSLMFRIVNDEHSGKVKSFMLDVLCPLITESDIVSNELLDIILMNIVEPNKTQKKNAYLLAKELVIKCSDTLEPYIQAFFNHVLILGKEEKSLQICKKVYDLIYELNHICPSVLLSVLPQLECKLKSSSETERLGAVALLARMFSEKGSQLAVQHTQLWRAFLGRFNDISVSIRIKCVQYSMHFLLNHPELRKDITDTLKLRQHDADESVRYEVVMAIVTTARRDFEVVSDSEDLLEFVKERTLDKKFKIRKEAMAGLAMIYKKHLNDADVPQATKKAVTWIKDKILHGYYMAGMEDRLLVERLLNTCLVPYQLPAGERMKKLYHLLGTIDDHASKAFVELQKHQLAVRRAVVEWLEIVKKPDAVVELVAKIHQISRFLPDPMKVQEFLQKFSAHMRKDPALLQGMETIVQPNVSCKECADTISMVLKKLGQPVMTNLYYNTIKMLLERVSSVMIDEEAIRVLIGYVLDCLKGGNVIEEVGLNPNNAGEKGLRLLVMLSFVFGPHFLHNDILMQLVHLLELEDEMVAPLVLSIFTFLGKYKPLCDVAPDIMNLMVPICKNFAETGTPKQAKQAIRCLFVNMTNIHDTIFPEIIERIKNSLTLTSEYYRTSIVTLGHIAYNLPEKYQVQIKNMVSRKIVKELLVKESSELTSDTIEGDWCREDQLPEETRCRLEGLKCMARWLLGLKTDVLSAQKTFRMLNAFVVNKGDLLQQGRLSKAEMSWLRLQAGCSMLKICEQKGVGDQFTAEQFYNLSQLMVDDVPQVREAFGSKLHKGLGRGIPNKCLPLDFMGYYALAGKEQDKRLKCVLKTYMQTDINKRRDYVKTLSLGTVERAMGQLPHILPDYMLVFAVPILAHDPEFTSHLMINQLKVIQQCLWFILEPLITKNEYYCYGFYKNLIERMKSHKDALKPDDNNMNYKLWAVCDLAMNVIYTKTTNFDMKEFPSETRIPTMYFKRADELIANTRNYLPTEMQINMSSPKGKVSLHNTHSVSERPQRRAKSKQQKEVGIGPNETDARPAEASETRIQLPGLEEEIEEPPAKRALRESDKVNK, encoded by the exons ATGTCAGAAATAGTTTACCCTCAAGGGTGCAGATCAGTCACAGAAGATCTGGGTCCAGATGAACTTATTAGAAGATTAAAG ACATTAGCTCATACATTACAAGCAATGGGACAAGATGAAGGAATGTATCAACAATATATACCACTTGCATTACATTTGGCAGAGGAACATTTTCTAATGCATCAGAGTAAAGATGTCCAACTTCTGATTGCTTGTTGCATTGCAGATGTTTTAAGAGTTTATGCACCCGAGGCTCCATATAAAGATGCAGAACAG gtcaaaacaatatttttatttctgattAAACAGTTGGCTGGATTAAAAGATCCTAAAGACCCTGCTTTTAAAAGATACTTTTATCTTTTGGAAAATTTGGCATATGTGAAATCATTTAATATGTGTTTTGAATTAGAAGATTGTCAGGAAATTTTCTGTGCACTTTTTTCTCTTATGTTTAGGATAGTAAA TGATGAGCATTCTGGGAAAGTAAAAAGCTTTATGTTAGATGTATTGTGTCCACTTATCACAGAATCAGACATTGTTAGTAATGAACTTTTAGACATTATTCTTATGAATATTGTAGAACCAAACAAAACACAAAAGAAGAATGCATATTTACTTGCTAAAGAACTAGTGATTAAATGTAGTGATACATTAGAACCATACATTCAGGCA ttCTTTAATCACGTTTTAATTCTGGGTAAAGAGGAAAAGAGTTTACAAATCTGCAAAAAAGTATATGACTTGATTTATGAGTTAAATCACATATGTCCCAGCGTCTTGTTGTCCGTCCTTCCACAGTTAGAATGTAAACTAAAATCTTCTTCTGAGACCGAAAGATTGGGTGCTGTAGCGTTGTTAGCAAGAATGTTTTCTGAGAAAGGATCTCAGTTAGCTGTACAGCATACACAATTGTGGCGAGCGTTTTTAGGAAGGTTCAATGATATCAGTGTATCTATTCGTATAAAATGTGTGCAGTATTCCATGCATTTTTTACTAAATCATCCCGAACTAAGGAAGGATATTACTGATACATTAAAATTAAGACAACATGATGCGGACGAAAGTGTTAGATACGAAGTTGTTATGGCTATAGTGACTACTGCCAGAAGGGATTTTGAGGTTGTTTCAGACAGTGAAGATTTGTTAGAATTTGTTAAAGAAAGAACTTTGGACAAAAAG TTTAAAATCAGAAAGGAAGCAATGGCAGGATTGGCAATGATATACAAGAAACATTTAAATGATGCTGATGTTCCACAAGCCACAAAAAAGGCTGTCACTTGGATAAAGGACAAAATACTACATGGTTATTACATGGCAGGGATGGAAGATAGATTACTGGTAGAGAGATTGTTAAATACCTGTTTAGTACCTTACCAACTTCCTGCTGGTGAAAGGATGAAGAAATTATATCATTTACTAGGCACAATCGACGACCATGCATCTAAAGCGTTTGTAGAATTACAAAAACATCAGCTTGC tgTACGACGGGCAGTAGTTGAATGGTTAGAAATTGTAAAGAAACCGGATGCTGTGGTTGAGTTGGTAGCTAAAATTCATCAGATATCTCGCTTTTTACCAGACCCTATGAAAGTGCAAGAATTTCTACAGAAATTCAGTGCTCACATGAGAAAAGATCCAGCACTGTTGCAAGGAATGGAAACAATAGTTCAGCCAAATGTTTCTTGCAAAGAATGTGCAGACACAATAAGTATGGTTCTAAAGAAGCTAGGTCAACCTGTCATGACAAATTTgtactacaatacaataaagATGTTGTTAGAAAGGGTCAGTTCTGTCATGATTGATGAAGAAGCAATTAGA GTTTTAATCGGATATGTATTAGATTGTTTGAAAGGTGGCAATGTAATAGAAGAAGTTGGGCTCAATCCAAATAATGCAGGTGAAAAAGGTTTAAGATTGCTTGTG ATGCTATCATTTGTATTTGGTCCACATTTTCTTCACAATGATATCTTGATGCAACTTGTCCATCTTTTAGAGCTGGAAGATGAAATGGTAGCCCCATTGGTACTTtcaatatttacatttttaggAAAGTATAAACCTTTGTGTGATGTTGCACCAGATATCATGAACCTGATGGTTCCGATATGTAAGAATTTCGCAGAAACGGGAACACCAAAACAAGCGAAGCAAGCTATTAGGTGTTTATTCGTTAACATGACCAATATACACGATACCATTTTTCCTGAAATCATTGAAAGAATTAAAAACAGCCTTACACTGACTTCAGAATATTATAGAACATCTATAGTTACACTAGGTCATATAGCTTATAATTTACCAGAAAAGTATCaagtacaaataaaaaatatggtGTCTAGAAAA ATAGTCAAAGAGTTGTTAGTAAAGGAAAGCAGTGAACTAACTTCTGACACCATTGAAGGAGATTGGTGCAGAGAAGATCAATTACCTGAAGAAACACGTTGTAGATTGGAGGGGTTAAAATGTATGGCGCGCTGGTTATTAGGATTGAAGACTGATGTACTCTCTGCGCAAAAAACATTTAGAATGTTGAATGCATTTGTAGTAAACAAAGGAGATCTTTTACAACAGGGCCGATTAAGTAAAGCGGAAATGAGTTGGCTACGATTACAAGCTGGTTGTTCGATGTTAAAAATTTGTGAACAGAAAGGTGTTGGTGACCAATTTACAGCTGAACAGTTCTATAACCTTTCTCAACTTATGGTG GATGATGTTCCACAAGTAAGAGAAGCTTTTGGTAGCAAATTACATAAAGGGCTCGGAAGGGGAATTCCAAATAAATGCTTGCCGTTAGATTTTATGGGGTATTATGCTCTTGCTGGCAAAGAACAAGATAAAAGACTAAAATGCGTTTTAAAAACCTACATGCAAACtgatataaataaaaggaGGGATTATGTTAAAACATTGTCATTGGGTACGGTGGAGCGGGCCATGG GTCAACTGCCACACATTCTTCCGGATTACATGCTGGTATTTGCAGTCCCTATTCTTGCACATGATCCTGAATTTACAAGCCATCTGATGATTAATCAGTTGAAAGTGATACAACAATGTCTATGGTTTATATTAGAACCTCTTATAACAAAGAATGAATATTATTGTTATGgcttttacaaaaatttaatagaaCGAATGAAAAGTCATAAAGATGCTTTAAAGCCCGACGATAATAACATGAACTAT AAATTGTGGGCTGTTTGTGATTTGGCTATGAATGTGATATACACTAAAACAACAAATTTCGATATGAAAGAATTCCCAAGTGAAACGCGGATTCCCACTATGTACTTTAAACGTGCAGATGAACTGATAGCTAATACTAGGAATTATTTACCTACTGAAATGCAAATAAATATGTCGAGCCCTAAAGGAAAAGTTTCACTTCATAATACACATTCTGTTAGTGAAAGACCACAACGTAGAGCCAAGTCCAAACAACAAAAGGAAGTGGGCATTGGGCCAAATGAAACTGATGCAAGG CCGGCAGAAGCATCAGAAACTAGAATTCAATTACCTGGATTAGAAGAAGAA ATCGAAGAACCACCGGCGAAGAGGGCATTAAGAGAATCAgataaagtaaataaataa
- the LOC114875258 gene encoding sister chromatid cohesion protein PDS5 homolog B-B isoform X1 produces MSEIVYPQGCRSVTEDLGPDELIRRLKTLAHTLQAMGQDEGMYQQYIPLALHLAEEHFLMHQSKDVQLLIACCIADVLRVYAPEAPYKDAEQVKTIFLFLIKQLAGLKDPKDPAFKRYFYLLENLAYVKSFNMCFELEDCQEIFCALFSLMFRIVNDEHSGKVKSFMLDVLCPLITESDIVSNELLDIILMNIVEPNKTQKKNAYLLAKELVIKCSDTLEPYIQAFFNHVLILGKEEKSLQICKKVYDLIYELNHICPSVLLSVLPQLECKLKSSSETERLGAVALLARMFSEKGSQLAVQHTQLWRAFLGRFNDISVSIRIKCVQYSMHFLLNHPELRKDITDTLKLRQHDADESVRYEVVMAIVTTARRDFEVVSDSEDLLEFVKERTLDKKFKIRKEAMAGLAMIYKKHLNDADVPQATKKAVTWIKDKILHGYYMAGMEDRLLVERLLNTCLVPYQLPAGERMKKLYHLLGTIDDHASKAFVELQKHQLAVRRAVVEWLEIVKKPDAVVELVAKIHQISRFLPDPMKVQEFLQKFSAHMRKDPALLQGMETIVQPNVSCKECADTISMVLKKLGQPVMTNLYYNTIKMLLERVSSVMIDEEAIRVLIGYVLDCLKGGNVIEEVGLNPNNAGEKGLRLLVMLSFVFGPHFLHNDILMQLVHLLELEDEMVAPLVLSIFTFLGKYKPLCDVAPDIMNLMVPICKNFAETGTPKQAKQAIRCLFVNMTNIHDTIFPEIIERIKNSLTLTSEYYRTSIVTLGHIAYNLPEKYQVQIKNMVSRKIVKELLVKESSELTSDTIEGDWCREDQLPEETRCRLEGLKCMARWLLGLKTDVLSAQKTFRMLNAFVVNKGDLLQQGRLSKAEMSWLRLQAGCSMLKICEQKGVGDQFTAEQFYNLSQLMVDDVPQVREAFGSKLHKGLGRGIPNKCLPLDFMGYYALAGKEQDKRLKCVLKTYMQTDINKRRDYVKTLSLGTVERAMGQLPHILPDYMLVFAVPILAHDPEFTSHLMINQLKVIQQCLWFILEPLITKNEYYCYGFYKNLIERMKSHKDALKPDDNNMNYKLWAVCDLAMNVIYTKTTNFDMKEFPSETRIPTMYFKRADELIANTRNYLPTEMQINMSSPKGKVSLHNTHSVSERPQRRAKSKQQKEVGIGPNETDARLQIGEVECIDAQPAEASETRIQLPGLEEEIEEPPAKRALRESDKVNK; encoded by the exons ATGTCAGAAATAGTTTACCCTCAAGGGTGCAGATCAGTCACAGAAGATCTGGGTCCAGATGAACTTATTAGAAGATTAAAG ACATTAGCTCATACATTACAAGCAATGGGACAAGATGAAGGAATGTATCAACAATATATACCACTTGCATTACATTTGGCAGAGGAACATTTTCTAATGCATCAGAGTAAAGATGTCCAACTTCTGATTGCTTGTTGCATTGCAGATGTTTTAAGAGTTTATGCACCCGAGGCTCCATATAAAGATGCAGAACAG gtcaaaacaatatttttatttctgattAAACAGTTGGCTGGATTAAAAGATCCTAAAGACCCTGCTTTTAAAAGATACTTTTATCTTTTGGAAAATTTGGCATATGTGAAATCATTTAATATGTGTTTTGAATTAGAAGATTGTCAGGAAATTTTCTGTGCACTTTTTTCTCTTATGTTTAGGATAGTAAA TGATGAGCATTCTGGGAAAGTAAAAAGCTTTATGTTAGATGTATTGTGTCCACTTATCACAGAATCAGACATTGTTAGTAATGAACTTTTAGACATTATTCTTATGAATATTGTAGAACCAAACAAAACACAAAAGAAGAATGCATATTTACTTGCTAAAGAACTAGTGATTAAATGTAGTGATACATTAGAACCATACATTCAGGCA ttCTTTAATCACGTTTTAATTCTGGGTAAAGAGGAAAAGAGTTTACAAATCTGCAAAAAAGTATATGACTTGATTTATGAGTTAAATCACATATGTCCCAGCGTCTTGTTGTCCGTCCTTCCACAGTTAGAATGTAAACTAAAATCTTCTTCTGAGACCGAAAGATTGGGTGCTGTAGCGTTGTTAGCAAGAATGTTTTCTGAGAAAGGATCTCAGTTAGCTGTACAGCATACACAATTGTGGCGAGCGTTTTTAGGAAGGTTCAATGATATCAGTGTATCTATTCGTATAAAATGTGTGCAGTATTCCATGCATTTTTTACTAAATCATCCCGAACTAAGGAAGGATATTACTGATACATTAAAATTAAGACAACATGATGCGGACGAAAGTGTTAGATACGAAGTTGTTATGGCTATAGTGACTACTGCCAGAAGGGATTTTGAGGTTGTTTCAGACAGTGAAGATTTGTTAGAATTTGTTAAAGAAAGAACTTTGGACAAAAAG TTTAAAATCAGAAAGGAAGCAATGGCAGGATTGGCAATGATATACAAGAAACATTTAAATGATGCTGATGTTCCACAAGCCACAAAAAAGGCTGTCACTTGGATAAAGGACAAAATACTACATGGTTATTACATGGCAGGGATGGAAGATAGATTACTGGTAGAGAGATTGTTAAATACCTGTTTAGTACCTTACCAACTTCCTGCTGGTGAAAGGATGAAGAAATTATATCATTTACTAGGCACAATCGACGACCATGCATCTAAAGCGTTTGTAGAATTACAAAAACATCAGCTTGC tgTACGACGGGCAGTAGTTGAATGGTTAGAAATTGTAAAGAAACCGGATGCTGTGGTTGAGTTGGTAGCTAAAATTCATCAGATATCTCGCTTTTTACCAGACCCTATGAAAGTGCAAGAATTTCTACAGAAATTCAGTGCTCACATGAGAAAAGATCCAGCACTGTTGCAAGGAATGGAAACAATAGTTCAGCCAAATGTTTCTTGCAAAGAATGTGCAGACACAATAAGTATGGTTCTAAAGAAGCTAGGTCAACCTGTCATGACAAATTTgtactacaatacaataaagATGTTGTTAGAAAGGGTCAGTTCTGTCATGATTGATGAAGAAGCAATTAGA GTTTTAATCGGATATGTATTAGATTGTTTGAAAGGTGGCAATGTAATAGAAGAAGTTGGGCTCAATCCAAATAATGCAGGTGAAAAAGGTTTAAGATTGCTTGTG ATGCTATCATTTGTATTTGGTCCACATTTTCTTCACAATGATATCTTGATGCAACTTGTCCATCTTTTAGAGCTGGAAGATGAAATGGTAGCCCCATTGGTACTTtcaatatttacatttttaggAAAGTATAAACCTTTGTGTGATGTTGCACCAGATATCATGAACCTGATGGTTCCGATATGTAAGAATTTCGCAGAAACGGGAACACCAAAACAAGCGAAGCAAGCTATTAGGTGTTTATTCGTTAACATGACCAATATACACGATACCATTTTTCCTGAAATCATTGAAAGAATTAAAAACAGCCTTACACTGACTTCAGAATATTATAGAACATCTATAGTTACACTAGGTCATATAGCTTATAATTTACCAGAAAAGTATCaagtacaaataaaaaatatggtGTCTAGAAAA ATAGTCAAAGAGTTGTTAGTAAAGGAAAGCAGTGAACTAACTTCTGACACCATTGAAGGAGATTGGTGCAGAGAAGATCAATTACCTGAAGAAACACGTTGTAGATTGGAGGGGTTAAAATGTATGGCGCGCTGGTTATTAGGATTGAAGACTGATGTACTCTCTGCGCAAAAAACATTTAGAATGTTGAATGCATTTGTAGTAAACAAAGGAGATCTTTTACAACAGGGCCGATTAAGTAAAGCGGAAATGAGTTGGCTACGATTACAAGCTGGTTGTTCGATGTTAAAAATTTGTGAACAGAAAGGTGTTGGTGACCAATTTACAGCTGAACAGTTCTATAACCTTTCTCAACTTATGGTG GATGATGTTCCACAAGTAAGAGAAGCTTTTGGTAGCAAATTACATAAAGGGCTCGGAAGGGGAATTCCAAATAAATGCTTGCCGTTAGATTTTATGGGGTATTATGCTCTTGCTGGCAAAGAACAAGATAAAAGACTAAAATGCGTTTTAAAAACCTACATGCAAACtgatataaataaaaggaGGGATTATGTTAAAACATTGTCATTGGGTACGGTGGAGCGGGCCATGG GTCAACTGCCACACATTCTTCCGGATTACATGCTGGTATTTGCAGTCCCTATTCTTGCACATGATCCTGAATTTACAAGCCATCTGATGATTAATCAGTTGAAAGTGATACAACAATGTCTATGGTTTATATTAGAACCTCTTATAACAAAGAATGAATATTATTGTTATGgcttttacaaaaatttaatagaaCGAATGAAAAGTCATAAAGATGCTTTAAAGCCCGACGATAATAACATGAACTAT AAATTGTGGGCTGTTTGTGATTTGGCTATGAATGTGATATACACTAAAACAACAAATTTCGATATGAAAGAATTCCCAAGTGAAACGCGGATTCCCACTATGTACTTTAAACGTGCAGATGAACTGATAGCTAATACTAGGAATTATTTACCTACTGAAATGCAAATAAATATGTCGAGCCCTAAAGGAAAAGTTTCACTTCATAATACACATTCTGTTAGTGAAAGACCACAACGTAGAGCCAAGTCCAAACAACAAAAGGAAGTGGGCATTGGGCCAAATGAAACTGATGCAAGG CTGCAAATTGGAGAAGTGGAATGTATTGATGCACAG CCGGCAGAAGCATCAGAAACTAGAATTCAATTACCTGGATTAGAAGAAGAA ATCGAAGAACCACCGGCGAAGAGGGCATTAAGAGAATCAgataaagtaaataaataa
- the LOC114875261 gene encoding probable ATP-dependent RNA helicase DDX27, producing MDNNYDLIKTIEDDQEVPDFSENSDAEDDFQPHKQKKKEKKEFDRNFQFLNDAADYNKDTWNDLNKYIKRKVKTKLDDKIKNIRNESEKENTIDNDFIVDSSEIKKEDDEISLSDDELKKDVFKTKEKKNKKKKNVKENDEETIDFEEYSNSESHATFYQMNLSRPLLKAITTMNFVHPTPIQAATIPVALMGRDICGCAATGTGKTAAYMLPTLERLLYRPLDGPAISRVLVLVPTRELGVQVYQVTKQLAQFTTIEVGLSVGGLDVKVQETVLRKNPDIVIATPGRLIDHLKNTPTFSLDSIEVLILDEADRMLDEYFAEQMKYIVQQCSRTRQTMLFSATMTEEVKDLVAVSLDKPVKVFVDSNQDVAFNLRQEFIRIRKEREGDREAVLAALVCRTFHDHAMVFVQTKKQAHRLHILLGLLGIKVGELHGNLTQPQRLENLRRFKNEEIDILLATDVAARGLDISGVKTVINFVMPATMQHYIHRVGRTARAGRVGVSVSLAGEQERSLVKEIIKNAKNPVKNRIIPPDIIEKYNKKLQSLESDIKKILEEERNERELAKIENQANRVEKLLKDDNKTVQRTWFQTQKERKEEKEKLSLTEKQVKANKGKKRQSDEAPNVVKDKKKKLSKEPKKETAEDRANKELEKIAAFQARLAKKKNKQKKLRTVVDDKFMTNKRGSLKRSKSSFAADLTDTSKKAVKKMRYEANIKKNERKRKGAHNLDRGKKDTRKSFRKR from the exons ATGGATAATAATtatgatttaataaaaacaattgAGGATGATCAAGAAGTGCCAGATTTCTCTGAAAATTCTGATGCAGAAGACGAT TTTCAGCCTcataaacaaaagaaaaaggaaaagaaagagttTGATaggaattttcaatttctaaatgATGCTGCAGATTATAATAAAGATACATGGAATGATTTAAACAAGTATATTAAGAGAAAAGTTAAAACAAAACTGgatgataaaattaaaaacattcgAAATGAATCTGAGAAAGAA AATACAATAGATAATGACTTCATTGTAGATTCatctgaaattaaaaaagaagatgatgaaatttcattatcaGACGATGAACTTAAGAAAG ATGTATTTAagacaaaagaaaagaagaataaaaagaaaaaaaatgtcaaGGAAAATGATGAAGAAACAATTGATTTTGAGGAATATTCAAACTCAGAATCTCATGCAACATTTTATCAAATGAATCTATCACGTCCCCTATTAAAG GCAATAACAACCATGAATTTTGTCCATCCAACACCTATCCAAGCTGCTACCATTCCTGTTGCATTAATGGGTCGTGATATATGTGGTTGTGCTGCAACAGGTACTGGTAAAACTGCAGCTTATATGTTACCGACTCTAGAAAGATTATTATATAGACCATTAGATGGTCCTGCTATTTCTCGAGTTCTTGTACTTGTTCCAACAAGAGAACTTGGTGTACAAGTGTATCAAGTTACAAAACAATTAGCACAGTTTACAACAATTGAAGTAGGATTATCTGTTGGTGGTTTAGATGTAAAAGTTCAA GAAACTGTATTAAGGAAAAATCCAGATATTGTAATAGCTACTCCTGGAAGATTAATTGATCATTTGAAAAATACACCTACATTTTCATTAGATAGCATTGAAGTACTTATTTTGGATGAAGCAGACAG GATGTTAGATGAATACTTTGCAGAACAGATGAAATATATAGTACAGCAATGTTCAAGAACTAGACAAACAATGCTGTTCTCAGCTACAATGACAGAAGAAGTAAAAGATTTGGTTGCTGTATCTTTAGATAAACCAGTTAAAGTATTTGTAGATAGTAATCAAGATGTTGCTTTCAATTTGCGTCAGGAATTTATTAG AATACGAAAAGAACGAGAAGGTGATCGGGAAGCAGTTTTGGCTGCTTTAGTTTGTAGAACTTTTCATGATCATGCTATGGTTTTTGTGCAAACAAAGAAACAAGCTCATAGACTGCACATTCTATTAGGATTGTTAGGCATCAag GTTGGAGAACTCCATGGTAATCTTACACAACCACAACGTTTAGAAAACTTGAGGAGATTTAAGAACGAGGAAATAGATATTTTATTAGCAACTGATGTTGCTGCAAGAGGTTTGGATATTAGTGGTGTGAAAACTGTAATTAATTTCGTAATGCCAGCAACTATGCAACACTATATTCATag AGTAGGAAGGACAGCTAGGGCTGGTCGTGTTGGAGTATCAGTATCATTGGCTGGAGAACAGGAACGTTCTTTggttaaagaaattattaaaaatgcaaaaaatccAGTAAAAAATCGAATAATACCACCCgatataatagaaaaatataataaaaagttaCAATCTCTAGAATCTGATATTAAAAAGATtttagaagaagaaagaaatgaaagagaattagctaaaatagaaaatcagGCAAATCGCGTTGAAAAGTTACTAAAGGATGATAATAAGACAGTACAAAGGACTTGGTTCCAAAcacagaaagaaagaaaagaagaaaaag aaaaattatcaCTAACAGAAAAGCAGGTGAAGGCTAATAAAGGGAAGAAAAGGCAAAGTGATGAGGCTCCAAATGTAGTTaaagataagaaaaagaaattatccAAAGAACCTAAAAAAGAAACGGCGGAAGATAGAGCAAATaaagaattagaaaaaattgCGGCATTCCAAGCAAGATTAGCTAAAAAGAAGAACAAACAAAAGAAACTCCGTACAGTCGTAGATGATAAATTTATGACTAATAAAAGAG GGTCGTTAAAGCGGTCAAAATCTTCATTTGCTGCTGATTTGACAGACACTAGTAAGAAAGCTGTAAAAAAAATGCGTTACGA GGCAAAcattaagaaaaatgaaaggaaaagaaaaggtgCACACAATTTAGACAGAGGAAAGAAGGATACTAGGAAATCTTTTAGGAAACGTTAA